The following proteins come from a genomic window of Actinomarinicola tropica:
- a CDS encoding nucleoside triphosphate pyrophosphohydrolase family protein — protein MTTLEPQSEDEPMDLTSYQELSARTDILTADDPLMPLLGLAGEVGQLIAEYKKRQRDRQGYRAFEDEVSEELGDILWYAAALARHNGLDLGEIARANLAKTHDLFRSGTELPGQDPFDAGLPDGQRFPDQLTVTLVETEETSKHGERLQRVRMYAGDSPVGDPLDDNSEHDDDYRYHDVFHLAHMAVLGWSPVMRRLLDRKRSNQPSVDRIQDGGRAAAIEEGLTAYVFTMADAHSYFANLQHVPPSIIKTCAKMTAHLEVSARSLADWHQAVIAGYDAFRNVVAHRGGTLTADLNRRTLTYDAPPRGSDR, from the coding sequence ATGACCACGCTCGAACCGCAATCCGAGGACGAACCCATGGACCTGACCAGCTACCAGGAGCTGTCCGCCCGCACCGACATCCTCACCGCCGATGACCCGCTGATGCCGCTGCTCGGCCTCGCCGGCGAGGTCGGCCAGCTCATCGCCGAGTACAAGAAACGCCAACGCGACCGGCAGGGCTACCGGGCCTTCGAGGACGAGGTCAGCGAAGAGCTCGGCGACATCCTCTGGTACGCCGCAGCCTTGGCTCGCCACAACGGCCTCGACCTCGGCGAGATCGCCCGCGCCAACCTGGCCAAGACTCACGACCTGTTCCGCTCCGGCACCGAGCTCCCGGGCCAGGACCCCTTCGATGCGGGCCTACCCGATGGGCAGCGATTCCCCGACCAGCTCACGGTCACCCTCGTCGAGACGGAGGAGACCTCCAAGCACGGCGAACGCCTCCAACGGGTGCGGATGTACGCGGGCGACTCGCCCGTCGGCGACCCCCTCGACGACAACAGCGAACACGACGACGACTACCGCTACCACGACGTGTTCCACCTCGCGCACATGGCCGTGCTCGGCTGGTCGCCGGTCATGCGACGCCTGCTGGACCGCAAGCGATCGAACCAACCGTCGGTCGACCGGATCCAAGACGGCGGCCGCGCCGCCGCCATCGAAGAAGGCTTGACCGCGTACGTGTTCACGATGGCCGACGCCCACTCCTACTTCGCCAACCTGCAACACGTCCCGCCCAGCATCATCAAGACCTGCGCCAAGATGACCGCCCACCTCGAGGTCTCCGCTCGCTCTCTGGCCGACTGGCACCAGGCCGTGATCGCCGGCTACGACGCCTTCCGCAACGTGGTCGCTCACCGGGGCGGCACTCTCACGGCTGACCTGAACCGCCGCACCCTCACCTACGACGCACCGCCCCGCGGATCGGATCGCTAG
- a CDS encoding nucleotide kinase domain-containing protein, with protein sequence MSRLPDPSPVFESFWRFAAERHAMYQRRLAGLPAPWTDDPVLGEYRFTNAFRASDRVSQYLIRDVIYAGDADDDVAEVVFRVVLFRLFNKIDTWELLAGEVGPPSLGSFDPVAADRVLARARSEGRRIYSSAYIIPPRPGWPAPKHAGHLQLAVDLVEDGLTERIESTADLRDLFGVLHCVPGLGDFLAYQLAIDLCYSPVVDHDEDEFVVAGPGALDGLSKVFPGMNLRRAAEVIRALTEDQDRWFEHFGLAFSGLFGRRLHLIDVQNLFCEISKYARVAHPEVAGVAGRTRIKQTFRPLGALPEPFFPPKWGLPTNTIAPALEAV encoded by the coding sequence ATGAGCCGCCTTCCCGACCCAAGTCCGGTGTTCGAGTCGTTCTGGCGGTTCGCGGCCGAGCGGCACGCGATGTACCAACGGCGCTTGGCCGGCCTGCCCGCACCATGGACCGACGATCCGGTCCTCGGCGAGTACCGGTTCACGAACGCGTTCCGTGCCTCGGACCGCGTCAGCCAGTACCTCATCCGCGACGTGATCTACGCCGGCGACGCCGACGACGATGTCGCCGAGGTCGTCTTCCGGGTCGTGTTGTTCCGGCTGTTCAACAAGATCGACACCTGGGAGCTGCTCGCCGGTGAGGTGGGGCCACCGTCGCTGGGATCGTTCGATCCCGTCGCCGCCGACCGAGTGTTGGCGCGCGCCCGGTCCGAGGGGCGCCGCATCTACTCCAGCGCCTACATCATCCCGCCGCGACCCGGCTGGCCGGCCCCCAAGCACGCCGGCCACCTCCAGCTCGCCGTCGACCTCGTCGAAGACGGCCTCACCGAGCGGATCGAGTCGACCGCCGATCTCCGGGACCTCTTCGGGGTGTTGCACTGCGTGCCGGGACTAGGTGACTTCCTCGCGTATCAGCTGGCCATCGACCTCTGCTACAGCCCCGTGGTGGATCACGACGAGGACGAGTTCGTCGTCGCCGGTCCCGGTGCGCTCGACGGGTTGTCGAAGGTGTTCCCGGGCATGAACCTGCGCCGGGCGGCCGAGGTGATCCGGGCGCTCACCGAGGACCAGGACCGCTGGTTCGAGCACTTCGGGCTGGCGTTCTCGGGGCTGTTCGGGCGACGTCTGCACCTGATCGATGTGCAGAACCTGTTCTGCGAGATCAGCAAGTACGCCCGGGTCGCCCACCCCGAGGTGGCGGGCGTGGCCGGCCGCACCCGCATCAAGCAGACCTTTCGGCCCCTCGGTGCGCTGCCCGAGCCGTTCTTCCCGCCGAAGTGGGGTCTGCCGACGAACACCATTGCCCCGGCGCTCGAGGCTGTCTAG